One region of Streptomyces rishiriensis genomic DNA includes:
- a CDS encoding ATP-binding protein has product MITNPNRHCTVELQALPSRIGQVRRIVSAQLRYWHMDPLIDRAALGVTELLTNVHLHAQPDKTCVVEMELLLDRLTVSVRDHDPRLPVVGAVDDEALATCGRGLAMVAAVSESWGARPDGESGKVVWFTLPAPVATRELSARPPRRTPREQVAPRFTEVVAVDDLRPAHAPARSAVVG; this is encoded by the coding sequence GTGATCACCAACCCGAACAGGCACTGCACGGTCGAGCTTCAGGCCCTGCCGTCGCGGATCGGCCAGGTCCGCAGAATCGTATCGGCGCAGTTGCGCTACTGGCATATGGATCCGCTCATAGACCGCGCCGCGCTCGGTGTGACGGAGTTGTTGACCAACGTCCATCTGCACGCGCAGCCCGACAAGACGTGCGTCGTGGAGATGGAGCTGCTGCTCGACCGGCTCACCGTCTCCGTGCGTGACCACGACCCGCGCCTGCCGGTCGTGGGGGCCGTGGACGACGAGGCGCTCGCCACCTGTGGGCGCGGCCTGGCCATGGTGGCGGCGGTGAGCGAGAGCTGGGGCGCCCGGCCGGACGGCGAGTCCGGCAAGGTCGTGTGGTTCACGCTGCCGGCCCCGGTCGCCACCCGGGAGCTGTCGGCGCGTCCGCCGCGCCGTACGCCCCGGGAGCAGGTCGCGCCCCGGTTCACGGAGGTCGTCGCGGTCGACGACCTGCGGCCCGCACATGCCCCCGCCCGGTCGGCCGTCGTCGGCTGA
- a CDS encoding glutamate racemase, which yields MKIALMDSGIGLLAATAEVRRLRPDADLVLSLDPDGMPWGPRTPQDLTERAVAVAAAAAAHRPEALIVGCNTATVHALPALRTLLEPGIPVIGTVPAIKPAAAGGGPVAIWATPATTGSPYQRNLIRDFAGDVTVAEVPCWGLAEAVEQADEAAIDAAITSAAALTPEEVTTVVLGCTHYELVADRIRAAVQRPGRPPLVLHGSAGAVAAQALRRIGARPAPEAAPLGTVTVLLSGRPGALPAPALAYAEGRLLEAVSPAQ from the coding sequence GTGAAGATCGCGCTCATGGACTCCGGAATCGGCCTGCTGGCGGCCACCGCCGAGGTACGGCGCCTGCGGCCCGACGCCGATCTCGTGCTCTCCCTCGACCCCGACGGCATGCCCTGGGGACCGCGCACCCCGCAGGACCTCACCGAGCGAGCCGTGGCCGTCGCCGCGGCCGCCGCCGCGCACCGGCCCGAGGCACTCATCGTCGGCTGCAACACGGCGACCGTCCACGCCCTGCCCGCGCTGCGGACCCTCCTCGAACCTGGCATCCCGGTGATCGGCACCGTCCCGGCGATCAAGCCGGCCGCGGCCGGCGGCGGCCCCGTCGCCATCTGGGCCACCCCCGCCACCACAGGCAGCCCTTACCAGCGCAACCTCATCCGGGACTTCGCCGGGGATGTCACCGTCGCCGAGGTGCCCTGCTGGGGACTGGCGGAGGCCGTCGAGCAGGCGGACGAGGCGGCGATCGACGCCGCGATCACCTCGGCCGCCGCCCTCACCCCGGAGGAAGTGACGACCGTCGTCCTGGGGTGCACCCACTACGAACTGGTCGCCGACCGCATCCGGGCCGCCGTGCAGCGCCCCGGGCGACCGCCGCTCGTCCTGCACGGCTCGGCCGGCGCCGTGGCCGCGCAGGCACTGCGCCGCATCGGCGCGCGCCCCGCGCCCGAGGCGGCGCCGCTCGGCACGGTGACCGTGCTCCTCAGCGGCCGTCCGGGCGCTCTCCCGGCGCCCGCCCTCGCCTACGCGGAAGGCCGGCTTCTGGAGGCCGTCAGCCCCGCCCAGTGA
- a CDS encoding DUF6643 family protein has translation MTSPRSTYGGGYYASFPDTPIYDSLVAERGTPQIAPIRVPAAYDMGNSHLPALPSALPALSAGPSQAYGYPQAQQPAPLQQAPAAYIPQQAPRGYPGPQAQQQPRPAGPGTGYDAMRPAAPRPAAPQYQDPYNQQYRGY, from the coding sequence ATGACCTCCCCCCGCTCCACCTATGGCGGCGGCTACTACGCCTCCTTCCCGGACACTCCGATCTACGACTCGCTCGTGGCCGAGCGGGGCACCCCGCAGATCGCCCCGATCCGGGTCCCCGCCGCGTACGACATGGGCAACAGCCACCTGCCCGCGCTGCCGTCGGCGCTGCCCGCCCTCTCCGCGGGCCCCTCGCAGGCCTACGGCTACCCGCAGGCGCAGCAGCCCGCGCCGTTGCAGCAGGCTCCGGCGGCGTACATCCCGCAGCAGGCGCCGCGCGGCTACCCCGGACCCCAGGCGCAGCAGCAGCCGCGTCCGGCGGGCCCCGGCACGGGCTACGACGCCATGCGTCCGGCCGCTCCCCGGCCCGCCGCGCCCCAGTACCAGGACCCGTACAACCAGCAGTACCGGGGTTACTGA
- a CDS encoding DeoR/GlpR family DNA-binding transcription regulator: protein MSENQNLLAEQRRALILDEVRRRGGVRVNELTRKLGVSDMTVRRDLDALARQGVLEKVHGGAVPVVEASTHEPGFEAKSGLELTAKEDIAKAAAELVVPGSAIALSGGTTTYALAHHLVDVPDLTVVTNSVRVADVFHGAQRTSGPRQGAATVVLTGGVRTPSDSLVGPVADQAVAALHFDVLFLGVHGISAEAGLSTPNLAEAETNRRLVQSARRVVVVADHTKWGVVGLSSFAALEQVDTLVTDAGLPEAARVEVSEHLRRLVIAGEPGEGTDI from the coding sequence GTGAGTGAGAATCAGAACCTCCTCGCGGAGCAGCGCCGCGCCCTGATCCTGGACGAGGTACGCCGTCGGGGCGGCGTACGGGTCAACGAGCTGACCCGCAAGCTCGGCGTGTCGGACATGACGGTGCGCCGCGACCTCGACGCGCTGGCGCGCCAGGGTGTCCTGGAGAAGGTGCACGGCGGCGCCGTGCCGGTCGTGGAGGCGAGCACCCACGAGCCGGGCTTCGAGGCGAAGTCGGGCCTGGAGCTGACCGCCAAGGAGGACATCGCGAAGGCGGCGGCGGAACTCGTCGTCCCGGGCAGCGCGATCGCGCTCTCGGGCGGTACGACGACGTACGCGCTGGCGCATCATCTGGTGGACGTGCCGGATCTGACCGTGGTGACCAACTCGGTGCGCGTGGCGGACGTCTTCCACGGGGCGCAGCGCACCTCGGGCCCCCGGCAGGGCGCGGCCACGGTCGTGCTGACCGGCGGGGTGCGCACGCCGTCCGACTCGCTGGTGGGTCCGGTCGCCGACCAGGCCGTCGCGGCGCTCCACTTCGACGTGCTGTTCCTCGGTGTGCACGGGATATCGGCCGAGGCCGGGCTGTCGACGCCGAACCTCGCGGAGGCCGAGACCAACCGGCGCCTGGTGCAGTCGGCGCGCCGGGTCGTGGTGGTCGCGGATCACACCAAGTGGGGTGTGGTGGGCCTGAGTTCGTTCGCGGCGCTGGAGCAGGTCGACACCCTGGTGACGGACGCGGGGCTGCCGGAGGCGGCGCGCGTGGAGGTCTCCGAGCATCTGCGGCGGCTGGTGATCGCGGGCGAGCCCGGTGAGGGTACAGACATCTGA
- a CDS encoding Rv1733c family protein, giving the protein MRAIGGIWRWRHNPLRRTTDLVEAWVALSALLLILFVAPVVGSLVGAVAQDVLQQSVHEQRQSRHQVTATVVREADGSPLDMDPETATGRESRTRVVARWTAPDGTARHGTVLAGLRTPHGGDRFGIWTDGRGTPVARPLDSATATTHAVLAGFGAALLTAGAVEACRRLIVWRMVRRRYARWDRAWDRAGPDWGRTGTGS; this is encoded by the coding sequence GTGCGAGCGATCGGTGGAATCTGGCGCTGGCGACACAACCCGCTGCGCCGTACGACGGACCTGGTCGAGGCGTGGGTGGCCTTGTCGGCTCTGCTGCTGATCCTTTTCGTCGCGCCCGTGGTGGGTTCCCTGGTCGGCGCCGTGGCACAGGACGTCCTCCAGCAGTCGGTCCACGAGCAGCGGCAGTCCCGCCATCAGGTCACCGCCACCGTGGTACGCGAGGCGGACGGTTCGCCGCTCGACATGGACCCGGAGACGGCCACCGGCCGGGAGAGCCGGACCCGGGTCGTCGCGCGCTGGACGGCGCCGGACGGCACGGCACGGCACGGCACCGTCCTGGCGGGCCTCAGGACCCCGCACGGCGGCGACCGCTTCGGGATATGGACGGACGGTCGCGGCACTCCGGTGGCCCGCCCGCTGGACTCCGCCACGGCGACGACGCACGCCGTGCTCGCCGGCTTCGGCGCGGCCCTGCTCACCGCGGGCGCCGTCGAGGCGTGTCGGCGGCTGATCGTCTGGCGCATGGTCCGTCGCCGGTACGCCCGTTGGGACCGGGCCTGGGACCGGGCGGGCCCGGACTGGGGCCGCACCGGCACCGGCAGTTGA
- a CDS encoding TerD family protein: MGAYMSMSKGSNAPVPTTALRVELGWRSGTGVPDTDASALLLVGGKVRSDADFVFYNQPAHSSGAVRHEGKRDAGGRVTDSLLVDLARVEPAIETIVLAASSDGGSFGQVPDLYIEVRDAAQGTVVARFDSAGATVETAFVLGEFYRRQGAWKFRAVGQGYGSGLEGLATDFGIAVDEPQQAVAPAPPVRQVPPAQQPTMPAFPATVPPPVHQAPPPPPAPPVAPVRLTKVTLTKAAPSVSLSKQGGTSGALRVNLNWEVRKQFSGWGSKRGRAVAMHNDLDLDLCALFELADGRKGVVQALGNAFGALHQPPYIHLDGDDRTGAVTSGENLTVNLDHMNDFRRILVFVTIYEGARSFADLHATVTLQPQFGAAIDFSLDECTVPSTVCALALITNSGGDMVVQREARYLVPERGVSPQRTVDYTYGWGMNWTPGRK; the protein is encoded by the coding sequence ATGGGGGCGTACATGTCAATGTCGAAGGGGTCCAATGCTCCGGTGCCGACCACGGCCCTGCGGGTCGAACTGGGCTGGCGCTCGGGAACGGGCGTTCCGGACACGGACGCGTCGGCCCTGCTGCTGGTGGGCGGAAAGGTCCGTTCCGACGCGGACTTCGTCTTCTACAACCAGCCCGCCCACTCCTCCGGAGCCGTCCGCCACGAGGGCAAGCGCGACGCCGGGGGCCGGGTGACCGACAGCCTTCTCGTCGACCTCGCACGCGTGGAGCCCGCGATCGAGACCATCGTCCTCGCGGCTTCGTCGGACGGCGGCTCGTTCGGCCAGGTGCCGGACCTCTACATCGAGGTACGGGACGCGGCGCAGGGCACCGTCGTGGCGCGGTTCGACAGCGCCGGCGCGACGGTGGAGACGGCCTTCGTCCTGGGGGAGTTCTACCGTCGCCAGGGCGCCTGGAAGTTCCGGGCCGTCGGCCAGGGCTACGGCAGCGGCCTCGAAGGCCTGGCCACCGACTTCGGGATCGCCGTGGACGAACCACAGCAGGCGGTCGCCCCCGCCCCGCCGGTCCGGCAGGTCCCGCCGGCGCAGCAGCCGACCATGCCCGCCTTCCCCGCCACCGTGCCCCCGCCCGTCCACCAGGCTCCGCCCCCGCCGCCGGCTCCGCCCGTCGCGCCGGTCCGGCTGACCAAGGTGACGCTGACCAAGGCCGCCCCTTCGGTGTCCCTGAGCAAGCAGGGCGGCACCTCGGGCGCCCTGCGCGTGAACCTGAACTGGGAGGTGCGCAAGCAGTTCTCCGGATGGGGCAGCAAGCGCGGTCGCGCGGTCGCCATGCACAACGACCTCGACCTCGACCTGTGCGCCCTGTTCGAGCTCGCCGACGGCCGCAAGGGTGTGGTCCAGGCCCTCGGCAACGCCTTCGGCGCCCTGCACCAGCCGCCGTACATCCACCTCGACGGCGACGACCGTACCGGCGCCGTGACGAGCGGTGAGAACCTCACCGTGAACCTCGACCACATGAACGACTTCCGGCGCATCCTCGTCTTCGTGACCATCTACGAAGGCGCCCGTTCCTTCGCCGACCTGCACGCCACGGTCACGTTGCAGCCGCAGTTCGGCGCCGCGATCGACTTCTCCCTGGACGAGTGCACGGTCCCCTCCACGGTGTGCGCGCTCGCGCTGATCACCAACAGCGGCGGTGACATGGTCGTCCAGCGCGAGGCCCGCTACCTGGTGCCCGAGCGCGGGGTGAGCCCGCAGCGGACCGTCGACTACACCTACGGCTGGGGCATGAACTGGACGCCGGGCCGCAAATAG
- a CDS encoding glycosyltransferase, whose amino-acid sequence MWIAAVTLAAWLWLLLCQGFFWRTDVRLPAREEPREWPSVCVVVPARDEAAVLPASLPSLLAQDYPGRAEIFLVDDGSSDGTGELARTLARQRGGLPLTVDSPGEPPEGWTGKLWAVRHGIGLARAREPEYLLLTDADIAHRPDSLRELVAAARAGGFDVVSQMARLRVESLWERLVVPAFVYFFAQLYPFRRIGRRGARTAAAAGGCVLLRTDAAERARIPDAIRHAVIDDVALARAVKGAGGHIWLGLADRVDSVRPYPRLHDLWRMVSRSAYAQLRHSPLLLTGTVLGLALVYLVPPSALVGGLAAGSTVTAVLGGLAWLVMAGTYVPMLRYYRQPLWLAPLLPFTAFLYLLMTVDSAVQHYRGRGAAWKGRTYARPEAVADEG is encoded by the coding sequence GTGTGGATCGCCGCCGTGACTCTGGCCGCCTGGCTGTGGCTTCTGCTCTGTCAGGGCTTCTTCTGGCGGACCGACGTCAGGCTGCCGGCCCGGGAGGAGCCGCGGGAGTGGCCGTCCGTCTGCGTCGTCGTCCCCGCGCGCGACGAGGCGGCGGTGCTGCCCGCGAGCCTGCCCTCCCTACTGGCGCAGGACTACCCGGGGCGGGCGGAGATCTTCCTCGTCGACGACGGCAGCTCCGACGGAACGGGAGAACTGGCGCGCACACTCGCCCGGCAGCGGGGCGGGCTCCCGCTGACCGTGGACTCGCCGGGCGAACCTCCCGAGGGCTGGACCGGGAAACTGTGGGCGGTACGCCACGGCATCGGCCTGGCACGCGCGCGTGAGCCCGAGTACCTCCTCCTCACGGACGCCGACATCGCGCACCGGCCCGACAGTCTGCGGGAGCTGGTGGCGGCGGCGCGCGCCGGAGGGTTCGACGTCGTCTCCCAGATGGCGCGGCTGCGGGTGGAGAGCCTGTGGGAGCGGCTGGTGGTGCCGGCCTTCGTCTACTTCTTCGCGCAGCTCTACCCCTTCCGGCGGATCGGCCGACGGGGGGCGCGGACGGCGGCCGCGGCCGGGGGCTGTGTCCTGCTGCGCACCGACGCCGCCGAGCGGGCGCGGATCCCGGACGCCATCCGGCACGCCGTCATCGACGACGTGGCGCTCGCGCGGGCCGTGAAGGGCGCGGGGGGCCACATCTGGCTGGGGCTCGCCGACCGCGTGGACAGCGTGCGCCCCTACCCGAGGCTGCACGATCTGTGGCGGATGGTCTCGCGCAGCGCCTACGCCCAGTTGCGGCACAGTCCGCTGCTGCTGACCGGCACGGTGCTCGGCCTCGCGCTGGTGTACCTGGTGCCTCCGTCGGCGCTGGTCGGCGGGCTCGCCGCCGGCAGCACGGTCACCGCGGTGCTCGGCGGTCTGGCATGGCTGGTGATGGCGGGGACGTACGTGCCGATGCTGCGCTACTACCGTCAGCCGCTGTGGCTCGCTCCGCTGCTGCCGTTCACCGCGTTCCTCTATCTGCTGATGACGGTCGACTCCGCGGTGCAGCACTACCGGGGACGGGGCGCCGCCTGGAAGGGCCGCACCTACGCCCGTCCGGAGGCCGTCGCGGACGAGGGCTGA
- a CDS encoding MOSC domain-containing protein has protein sequence MGYAELLSIHVHPVKAFRGQAPREAVVEPWGLAGDRRWALIDDGGKVVTQRQQPRLALAAAELLPGGGVRLSAPGLEPLTVPVPDPVGTVSMEIFRDKVEGVLADDAAHAWCSAHLGAHVRLVHMDDPATRRPVDPGYALPGETVTFADGYPLLATTTASLDALNSLILQGEHAEEGPLPMNRFRPNLVLTGTEPWAEDGWSRLAVGEVEFRVAKPCGRCVVTTTDQGGATRGKEPLLTLGRHRRIGGKLVFGQNLVPLGHGTVAVGDPVRVTA, from the coding sequence ATGGGGTATGCGGAGCTGCTGTCGATTCACGTCCATCCGGTCAAGGCGTTCCGGGGCCAGGCGCCCCGGGAAGCCGTCGTGGAGCCCTGGGGGCTGGCCGGTGACCGACGCTGGGCGCTGATCGACGACGGGGGAAAGGTCGTCACGCAACGTCAGCAGCCGCGCCTCGCGCTGGCCGCCGCCGAGCTCCTGCCCGGCGGCGGTGTCCGGCTGTCCGCGCCCGGCCTGGAGCCGCTGACGGTGCCGGTGCCCGACCCGGTGGGCACGGTGTCGATGGAGATCTTCCGTGACAAGGTGGAGGGGGTCCTCGCCGACGACGCCGCGCACGCCTGGTGCAGCGCCCACCTCGGCGCCCACGTGCGGCTGGTGCACATGGACGACCCCGCGACCCGCCGGCCCGTCGACCCCGGGTACGCGCTGCCCGGCGAGACGGTGACCTTCGCCGACGGATATCCCCTGCTGGCCACCACGACCGCTTCGCTGGACGCCCTCAACTCGCTGATCCTCCAGGGCGAGCACGCCGAGGAGGGTCCGCTGCCGATGAACCGTTTCCGGCCGAACCTGGTGCTGACAGGCACCGAACCGTGGGCGGAGGACGGCTGGTCCCGCCTCGCGGTCGGCGAGGTCGAGTTCCGGGTCGCCAAGCCCTGCGGCCGATGCGTCGTGACCACCACCGACCAGGGCGGCGCGACCCGCGGCAAGGAACCCCTTCTCACCCTGGGCCGGCATCGGCGCATCGGCGGCAAGCTGGTCTTCGGACAGAACCTGGTGCCCCTCGGTCACGGCACGGTCGCAGTCGGGGATCCCGTGCGCGTCACCGCATAG
- a CDS encoding SRPBCC family protein encodes MAHRLRPEGLPFVETAPVRLVFEREMSAPPELVFRALAEDVSGWTEWFPAVTSVRPLDGGAGRDVRLRGGTRFRETVLVAKEPEVYAYRVDVTNAPGVRALVEEWRLSPAGAGTRVRWTFAADGNGAVRTVLRLARTGLGRSFRDAVTRLDRRLGP; translated from the coding sequence ATGGCTCACCGGTTGCGTCCCGAAGGGCTTCCGTTCGTCGAGACCGCCCCCGTACGGCTGGTTTTCGAGCGGGAGATGTCCGCTCCTCCCGAACTCGTCTTCCGCGCCCTCGCCGAGGATGTGTCCGGCTGGACGGAGTGGTTCCCGGCCGTGACGTCCGTCCGGCCCCTGGACGGCGGCGCGGGGCGCGACGTACGGCTCAGGGGCGGCACGCGTTTCCGGGAGACGGTGCTCGTGGCGAAGGAGCCGGAGGTGTACGCCTACCGCGTGGACGTGACCAACGCGCCGGGCGTCCGGGCGCTGGTCGAGGAGTGGCGGCTGTCGCCGGCCGGGGCGGGGACGCGGGTGCGGTGGACGTTCGCCGCCGACGGCAACGGGGCGGTGCGGACGGTCCTGCGGCTGGCCCGGACGGGCCTGGGGCGGTCGTTCCGGGACGCGGTGACGAGGCTGGACCGCCGGCTCGGCCCGTGA
- a CDS encoding PLP-dependent cysteine synthase family protein, giving the protein MTTPQQSRTGATLDVDRSDTAYRDWLKEAVRKVQADANRSADTHLLHFPLPEKWGIDLYLKDESTHPTGSLKHRLARSLFLYGLCNGWIRPGRPVIEASSGSTAVSEAYFAKLIGVPFIAVMPRTTSAEKIRLIEFHGGQCHFVDDSRTMYEESARLAVDSGGHYMDQFTYAERATDWRGNNNIAESIFRQLEWERFPEPAWIVATAGTGGTSATLARYVHYTRRNTRICVADPENSCFFEGWTTGDPDVTCDCGSRIEGIGRPRMEPSFVPGAVDRMMKVPDAASVAAVRALERAIGRKAGGSTGTGLWSALKIVAEMVAEGHRGSVVTLLCDPGDRYLDKYYSDAWLAEQGLDIAPYTAAIESLLATGVWPA; this is encoded by the coding sequence GTGACCACCCCCCAGCAGAGCAGAACCGGCGCCACCCTCGACGTCGACCGCAGCGACACCGCCTACCGCGACTGGCTCAAAGAAGCCGTCCGCAAGGTCCAGGCCGACGCGAACCGCTCGGCCGACACGCATCTGCTGCACTTCCCGCTCCCCGAGAAGTGGGGCATCGACCTGTATCTCAAGGACGAGTCGACCCACCCCACCGGCAGCCTCAAGCACCGGCTCGCCCGCTCGCTCTTCCTCTACGGCCTGTGCAATGGCTGGATCAGGCCGGGCCGCCCGGTGATCGAGGCGTCCAGCGGTTCGACGGCCGTCTCCGAGGCGTACTTCGCCAAGCTGATCGGCGTGCCCTTCATCGCGGTCATGCCGCGCACGACGAGCGCCGAGAAGATCCGCCTGATCGAGTTCCACGGCGGTCAGTGCCACTTCGTCGACGACTCCCGCACGATGTACGAGGAGTCCGCCCGTCTCGCGGTGGACAGCGGCGGCCACTACATGGACCAGTTCACCTACGCCGAACGGGCCACGGACTGGCGAGGGAACAACAACATCGCCGAATCCATCTTCCGGCAACTGGAGTGGGAGCGGTTCCCGGAGCCCGCCTGGATCGTGGCCACGGCGGGCACCGGCGGCACCTCCGCGACCCTCGCCCGGTACGTCCACTACACGCGGCGCAACACCCGCATCTGCGTCGCCGACCCCGAGAACTCGTGTTTCTTCGAGGGCTGGACCACCGGCGATCCGGACGTCACCTGCGACTGCGGCTCACGCATCGAGGGCATCGGCCGGCCACGCATGGAACCGAGCTTCGTGCCGGGCGCCGTCGACCGGATGATGAAGGTCCCCGACGCGGCCAGCGTCGCCGCCGTACGCGCCCTGGAACGGGCCATCGGCCGCAAGGCGGGCGGCTCGACCGGCACCGGCCTGTGGAGCGCGCTGAAGATCGTCGCCGAGATGGTGGCCGAGGGACACCGCGGCAGCGTCGTCACCCTGCTGTGCGACCCGGGCGACCGCTACCTCGACAAGTACTACTCCGACGCCTGGCTCGCCGAGCAGGGCCTGGACATCGCCCCGTACACCGCCGCCATCGAGTCGCTGCTGGCCACGGGCGTGTGGCCGGCCTGA
- a CDS encoding right-handed parallel beta-helix repeat-containing protein produces the protein MAQGTVQVTHTGTSRWRRRTGEYASLAAALEAAAEGDVLTIAPGTYRENLVVERSVTLRGPEGSPGSVRLAPVDGVPLTVRASAVVQDLHVEGQDAAAPAVLVEDGTPELLDMRIVTRSAAGIEVRGSARPTVRRCTVDNPAGIGIAVVDGGGGVFEECEIVAAGQAGVSVRGGGHPRLERCRVHHTSGAGLSATGDGSSLEAVGCEVYEVRGSGVQITARATAHLTDCDVHRTTSDGVTLDTDAVLTLADCRIHDIPENAVDLRSRSVLTLTRTTVRQFGRNGLSVWDPGTRVDANQCEIFDSTGDYPAVWVSDGATAVLDSCRVHDVPDALFVLDRGSRADVVDSDLSQVRNTAVSVSDGATAQLDDCRIRDAATGAWFRDHGSGGTLSNCTVDGTQTGVIVTKGADPTVERCTVDSPAEAGFYVSAGGRGTFLNCRVTNSGGYGFHVIDGSRTTLRKCRTERCARGGYEFADAGADAGPGSGPVVEDCTSDESAGVRTPGAVSASEPAVQITARSPGLLGAVPEQRVTAPQPQGLAGEPETSVRTSKDVLGELDTLVGLESVKREVRALIDMIEVGRRRQQAGLKAASVKRHLVFTGSPGTGKTTVARLYGEILAALDVLEKGHLVEVSRVDLVGEHIGSTAIRTQEAFQRAHGGVLFIDEAYALSPEDAGRDFGKEAIDTLVKLMEDHRDSVVVIVAGYTAEMERFLSVNPGVASRFSRTITFGDYGPDELLRIVEQQAEEHEYRLAAGTADALRKYFTELPKGPAFGNGRTARQTFEAMVERHASRVAQVAEPSTDELTLLFAEDLPELL, from the coding sequence ATGGCACAGGGCACGGTCCAGGTGACGCACACCGGCACATCGAGGTGGCGCCGCCGCACGGGTGAGTACGCGTCGCTCGCCGCCGCCCTGGAGGCCGCGGCCGAGGGCGATGTCCTCACCATCGCTCCCGGGACCTATCGGGAGAACCTGGTCGTGGAGCGGTCGGTGACGCTGCGCGGACCCGAGGGCTCCCCCGGTTCCGTGCGCCTCGCGCCCGTGGACGGAGTGCCGTTGACCGTGCGCGCCTCGGCGGTGGTCCAGGACCTGCATGTGGAGGGCCAGGACGCGGCCGCGCCCGCGGTGCTCGTCGAGGACGGCACACCGGAGCTGCTGGACATGCGGATCGTGACGCGGTCCGCGGCGGGCATCGAGGTACGGGGCAGTGCCCGCCCGACCGTCCGGCGGTGCACCGTCGACAACCCGGCGGGGATCGGCATCGCCGTGGTCGACGGCGGCGGTGGTGTCTTCGAGGAGTGCGAAATCGTCGCGGCGGGTCAGGCGGGCGTCTCGGTGCGCGGCGGCGGCCACCCCCGGCTGGAGCGCTGCCGGGTGCACCACACGTCGGGCGCGGGTCTGAGCGCGACCGGCGACGGCTCCTCCCTGGAGGCGGTGGGCTGCGAGGTCTACGAGGTCCGGGGCAGCGGCGTCCAGATCACCGCCCGGGCCACCGCGCACCTCACCGACTGCGATGTGCACCGCACGACCTCCGACGGCGTCACGCTCGACACGGACGCCGTGCTCACCCTGGCCGACTGCCGTATCCACGACATCCCGGAGAACGCGGTCGACCTGCGCTCGCGTTCCGTACTGACGCTGACCCGCACGACGGTGCGTCAGTTCGGTCGCAACGGGCTGTCGGTGTGGGACCCGGGCACCCGCGTGGACGCCAATCAGTGCGAGATCTTCGACAGCACCGGCGACTACCCGGCCGTCTGGGTCAGCGACGGCGCCACCGCCGTCCTCGACTCCTGCCGGGTGCACGACGTGCCCGACGCCCTGTTCGTCCTCGATCGGGGCTCCCGGGCGGACGTCGTGGACAGCGACCTGTCCCAGGTGCGCAACACGGCGGTGTCGGTGAGCGACGGGGCGACCGCCCAGCTCGACGACTGCCGGATCCGGGACGCGGCGACCGGCGCGTGGTTCCGCGACCACGGCAGCGGCGGGACCCTCAGCAACTGCACCGTGGACGGCACCCAGACCGGCGTGATCGTCACCAAGGGCGCCGACCCCACCGTCGAGCGCTGCACCGTCGACTCCCCCGCCGAGGCCGGCTTCTATGTGTCGGCCGGCGGTCGCGGCACCTTCCTGAACTGCCGGGTGACGAACAGCGGCGGCTACGGCTTCCACGTCATAGACGGCAGTCGTACGACGCTGCGCAAGTGCCGCACGGAGCGCTGTGCGCGCGGCGGGTACGAGTTCGCCGACGCCGGGGCGGACGCGGGCCCGGGCTCCGGTCCCGTGGTCGAGGACTGCACCAGCGACGAGAGCGCCGGCGTGCGGACGCCCGGGGCCGTGTCGGCGTCGGAGCCGGCCGTGCAGATCACGGCCCGGTCGCCGGGTCTGCTGGGCGCCGTCCCCGAGCAGCGGGTCACCGCGCCGCAACCGCAGGGGCTTGCCGGTGAGCCGGAGACGTCCGTGCGGACCTCGAAGGACGTGCTCGGCGAGTTGGACACGCTGGTGGGCCTGGAGAGCGTCAAGCGCGAGGTGCGGGCCCTCATCGACATGATCGAGGTGGGCCGGCGCCGTCAGCAGGCGGGGCTCAAGGCCGCGTCCGTCAAGCGCCACCTGGTCTTCACCGGCTCTCCCGGCACCGGAAAGACGACGGTCGCCCGCCTCTACGGCGAGATCCTCGCCGCCCTGGACGTGCTCGAGAAGGGCCATCTCGTCGAGGTGTCCCGCGTCGACCTGGTCGGCGAGCACATCGGCTCGACGGCGATCCGCACCCAGGAGGCCTTCCAGCGGGCGCACGGCGGTGTGCTGTTCATCGACGAGGCGTACGCGCTGTCGCCGGAGGACGCGGGCCGCGACTTCGGCAAGGAGGCCATCGACACCCTGGTGAAGCTGATGGAGGACCACCGGGACTCCGTGGTGGTCATCGTGGCGGGCTACACGGCCGAGATGGAGCGGTTCCTCTCGGTCAACCCCGGTGTGGCGTCCCGCTTCTCACGGACCATCACCTTCGGTGACTACGGCCCCGACGAGCTGTTGCGGATCGTGGAACAGCAGGCCGAGGAGCACGAGTACCGGCTAGCCGCGGGCACTGCGGACGCCCTGCGGAAGTACTTCACGGAGCTTCCCAAGGGCCCCGCCTTCGGCAACGGGCGTACCGCTCGCCAGACGTTCGAGGCGATGGTGGAGCGGCACGCGAGCCGGGTCGCCCAGGTGGCCGAGCCGAGCACGGACGAGCTGACGCTTCTGTTCGCGGAGGATCTGCCCGAGTTGCTCTGA